The DNA region tctactgaatgtttttgagattgacttacatgctatgtgctaagtgggtaatctaggatgtgtggtgcatgctttatatgctaagtgctaagtgtttatgatgagattcttcgatatatgacatgttgttgattgtgatgatttaaatatgctctacactggaatctgagattctgaatggtgagaatagcgggcaggtcatgtcgattttattttgagagttttgagaaagtttgataggacgaacgaggttcgggccttaattttgtttagtggattgagacatcctctggaagcgacttgggattgggagatcctgaaaatgtataagacttgcgataagacaaaatggaatctattttataaagaaaactcataagaccttaaataacctctaaatctttaagtaatggtataaatctcgaaaggaggctttcgatgcaaatcatagttttggaaaaacgaggagtgtcgtcggatccaagtgttgagtttgtcgtggttgtgctgttggagcagcgtttgttgtcgtgctgttggagcagcgtttgttgttgtgctgttggagcagcgtttgttgttgtgctgttggagcagcgtttgttgttgtgctgttggagcagcgtttgttgttgtgctgttggagcagctatgtgttgttgtgaagtgtgtcttttgtcgcagaatcgactttaccttagggtaagcttttagagacattaatttagctagaacacgtggcgacgtgtcgagtgagatcggagacgttgattgactaatcatcttgcattcatgcaacattaatgaggtattaacacaggacgtactctagacctcgtcggtttccaaaatggtcataagacccggaatgccgtgtaagagcgtttatagacgtctcttgtagcagaccgaaatggcagacctacgggtttgctgctgatctgactacctttgtgtggtgtaagaggcacacgggccgaaatggtcccaccgtggctggtgttagggctgatccgtttgatgtccatccgttccggattgcatattggttgactgggttaacctgcatatcatttcatgcaacatgcatactgacatagttgatgagtgtgtttggtacttgttaattctatttgaggcatgttaactgtgatttactgtcgtttatgttcattgagaaatatgcaaccctaggatgttatccctagctataagcctaagtggctatttccttatctgtacctattggtggtattatttacataattctttggagttgaccctcgcgtcttctgtgtgtgctttggcggacaaacgccctttgtcagatgtctttggcgggctggttcatgacggttcacccttcgagGGGAACTAGAgtggagatgctggaacaggagcgcatcgcggtagcgagaggaggacggatggtgtacatagactaggtcgttctggattctggttcagacgacgatcatgttAGCACGTAGgactgagtgttagtgtgagctcctcgggatgggattagtgtaggagtagagtcttagctctgaacatcatttgttttctttgggaacagggtagtttcccacctatagctttttgtgtgatttctttacgggaatcacagagagttggttggacttagggggtcttattttcagaccattgggtcaacttattctcagttttgagggatggtgttgcggacacttcaccctttcattcggtttgtacatattgcctacgggcgttacatctttctccttccgccactggaggtttactcgtgacgaggttgcttcttacagcgggggctgtttatatattgtatattagttctattgcttttcgcattcgggttttattcaattcagtcttgtcttagttattatcaaaaaaaaatattcacgtttttccgcattaagtttatttttggttactaaagtgacgccaccgaaatcggggtgctacattattattattagctaagtaattaatcaattaaaatatgaaaaaaagagacaaaaatgaaacaaaaggACAATAAAATAAGGACTGCTGATGGTGCGTGGCTGCAGCCTTCCTGTGCAAGCTTGTTCAAGTGGAAAAAGGAGGAACTGCAGCattaaaaagaagagaaagtgaaAGGTTGAGAAATAAACATATAAGAAGAAATTAAGAGGGATAAGACCATGCTATGCTATGCATTGATTCCCTCTGGACAAAAATCAGATTGAAATGACTATACACTGTGTGCATGTGAGCATAGCAGCATCAGgcttagaaaattaattaaagatGTAAACTCCAAAGGAACCCAAGGCACTTTGGCTATATATCAGAGCAAACAAGAGTCACTTGGTTCATGTAGCAGGGGTTACAAGTTTAGTAGGGGTTATGTATGTAGCAGGGGTTAcatgtatattattattattagctaattaattaatcaattaaaatatgaaaaaaaaatacaaaaatgaaacaaaaggACAATGTCATGATTGATGATTCTTAGAATAGCAACCCCATTTTCTGCTATCTTTTTCATGTACCTTTTGTCTTTTGTTACAAATTTAGTCCAGTGATGATAATTGCCTCTTTGATAGTTACTTATGCAATATTGTGATTGGCATTTGGGAAGCATAAGAAGTTGGATCAAATAAGGaagttgaaattgaaattatgaaaaatgaaaagaatttaATCTGTCAATTTTAATCATTGTTTTGAATTAAAACCCAAAGGGTTGAAAAAGAATAGCCAGTCTCATGTACCATGCTCTGTAGTCATGATCTAATAGGTAAAGTAACATTATGGGTTAATTCCACGTTAGTTCAAAACATGATTTTACCGCATTGAGTTTAATGTAAATCAGATAAGTATGATTTTACCGTATTAAGTTGAACATAGATCCATGTCGAGACCAAACACATGTGTTCTACAATTAGATCCATAATTGAAGCAATAACTGAAGTGTCTAAAATACTAGATtgttaatagcatgtttggttctAAGGAAAAATAGTCTAGAATCACGTCCACTTAGAAATTACAAATCTTAGCTTTTGAGTATAACATGTGTTCTAGAATTGATTCCAAAGTCATAGTTGATTATGATAATAGAAAAAATGATCAAGACATTTTATTATATTCTTTATAAATCCTGAAACTAAACCTAAACGGATTAGACTAATGAAATGTTTTTCCTCTAACTTCATTTACATTTTCATTTTCGatatatttctcttttcttttctttttttcttatctCTCTTATTTCCACTTATATTGGAGCGGGAATGAAACTTAATTCGTTCCTTTTGTTCATATTTGTATCCGAATTCTAAATAATAACAAAAATTGCTATGCATCTCCTCATCCTTTTGATGCTGCTAAAAATTGCAGTACTTTTTATTGTGAGGGTTCCATGCTTGTGTTTCAAATGCTATTAAGATAACTTTGTACTGATATCTTTAGTTGTCCATACTCCATAGCATacgtttgggtttacaaatttGCCACTTGATAAATGGCATTTATTGCCCTCTCCCCTTTGTTAAGGAGTCACATTCAGTGGACTATATGTCCTCTTAAGATATATGATGAGGAGAATGCGGCTGTGTGAGAAGTGGATATCGTGGGTCATGGGGTCTTTGAAGTTTGTTACAGTGTCTGTATTGGTGAATGGAAGCCCAAGCGACGAGTTTGTTCCGGAAAGAGGAATTAGGGATCCCCTAGCACCCTTTCTATTTCTAATTGTGGTGGAAGGTTTGAATGGGTTGGTTAAGAAGGCGGCCAGTATGAAAAAACTATCTGGGGTCAAGGTGGGCAAGAATCAGGAGGTGGAGGTGTCAATTCTACAGTTTGTTGATGACACAATTTTCTCTGGAGAGGCATCGCTTGAGACTGTTAGCACATGGAAGTGTATCTTGCGTTGTTTTGAGTTAGCTTCTGGGTTAAAAATCAACTTCAAGAAAAGCAGTTGTGGGGGAATTGCGGTGGATGGGGGGTGTTGAGGAGCTTTGTTGGGTTTCTGAATTGTAAGCAGATGGTGATCCCATTTACTTATCTTGGGTTGCCAATTGGAGGGAATCCACGGTTGATTGAGTTTTGGAAGCCAGTCATTTCTAAGTTCAAGAATAAACTCTCTTTATGGCGCCGAAAATCTTTATCGTTTGGAGGCCGCATTTGTCTTATTAAGAGTATGTTGTCTGCACTCCCACTGTTTTACTTATCATTTTACAGATTACCGAAGGGTGTGGGGAAAATCTTACGAGGTATTATGAGAAAGTTTCTTTGGGGGGGGTGTGGAGGGTGAAAGCAAGATAGCTTGGGTGAGTTGGGAAAAATGTGTTGGCCTAAGGAGTTTGGGGGTTTGGGGTTAAAAGATTTGGAGAAGTTTAATGAGGCTTTGCTAGGAAAATGGAAGTGGAGATTATTCCATGACAGGGACAGCACTTGGAGTCGCGTTATCCGTGCGAAGTATGAGGATGTTGACCATGGTGGTGCATTGTTCTGTCCCTCAACTGCATCTGCCTGGTGGAAAGATGTGTGGTCATTGTGTTTTGGTGATGGGGAGTTCTGTTGGTTTGATGAGGGTATTAAAATGGTTCCTGGAGATGGTAGTACGTGTCGGTTCTGGAAAGACAATTGGGCTGGCGATGGTCAGCTGAAATTTAAGTTCATTAAGTTATTCTCACTATCATGGCAGAAGAATTGCAAGCTCAACGAAATGGGAGTGGCAGAATGGAGTTTGGTCTTGGAAATTTCGCTGGAGGCGTGCCTTAAGTGAACGGGAgaacggggtgttacacaacTTGATGTTGGTTTTGCAGCAAAAAAATTTAAGGTGTGCTTCTAGAGATGCCTGGCATTGGTTACATGAGGCTGGTGGCAAATACACTGTTAGTTCTGCCTATTCAGTGCTGATGGATTCTGTTATTGAGGAAGATACTATGCTTTTTAATAGGCTTTGGTCAGGTGTGGCACCTTCGAATATTGCTGCATTCGTGTGGAGGTTGGTACTTGACAGAATACAGTCTAAGGCTAACTTAAGGAGGGGGAATATCATACTGAATGATGCAGAGGCAAAATGCTCAATTTGTAATAGGGAGGAGGAGACCACTAACCATTTGTTTTTTTCATGTAATTTGGTTTTACAGGTATGGAACTATTGTAATTCGTGGCTGGGCATCACTACGACATTGCCTTTGGATGCAAGGTCACATCTCCTGTAGCATGAATTACCATTCTTGAGTTCAAGACAGAATGATGGACTACGTTCAATTTGGATGGCAGCAGTGTGGTCCCTTTGGGTAGCACGAAATAATCAGCTATTTAGGGCGGAACAGTTTGATGCAGGAAAGATATTTGAATTAGTTCAAGTGAGGTCTTGGAAGTGGCTTACCACAAGAGGGCGGGGTTTTCAACAATCATTCTCAGAATGGAGTTCCAATCCAGTGCTGTGTCTAAAATCAATTTCGTGATTCTGAGCTTGGGGTACTTGTCTGGTTTTTTGCTCCTGGGCTATGACAGTAAACGTTTGCTGCAAAGGGAATGGTACCATTCCAATTGGAAGATATGGGTGGCCATGGCAGATCTAGTTATTACCTATGGAGGTTGCGTCAAGGTCTTATATTtggggtactctttttccttcttgggTTTTTATCCCAAATGGGATTTTTCTgggaaggttttaatgaggctccaTGTGTAGGGCTTAACCTTCAAGAGGTTGGTGCTTAGGTAGTTGGGTGAGTTCATGTCCTAGTTGCATGTTGCCGGGGTTATTTTACTATATTCgtgttttgtatttttaatttttgttactcactcttgtattgggttgaagtaccctttatacttcatttcattgatggcttataaaaaaaaatatgtccTCTTAAGATTTAAACCACATATCTCTTTTTCATTAAAGATTTCTCTCCTATATTTGCACTCTTTCTTCTTCCGTACAAAACCAATCCCACGCATAGCTTGTCGTGCATAAGCCGAACACAAAAATTTAAGTCCATAATGATATTTAAACATAATATTCATtgcattattattatattttctaaATTACAATAAAGTATACATTTTCCTataatttattcttattttttctttctaaataaaataaaataaaatattaggtAGTAATAGTTAGTTGTATCAATAGTATTTTGAAAATGTAGTACGTTGTATCAATGTGCGGTGCAACACTAAACATCCTGATCGACTAACAGTGACCGAGTTTCAATATACAACAGGGATGACTTATACTAGGCCAAGTTACAACCTTACATTCAAGATGACTTAGATAGTGGCCAACTTAGGCTATGCATTCAAGCTGACTTAGGTTGACTTACATTGTGCATCCAGACTGACTTACTATATAACGAGTACCCTCATGTGACTAGGTCGACTAATAGATACTAAGTCGAATTAACGGAGTCCAACTTACAGGCCAAGTTACCCCATATGCATATTGTgacttgtaattcaggttccctctgatacgattgtcctgcacgatgctgggacaagaggttcgacaaccacttaacagtaaaacaactCTTAACAACAggaacaataacacacagtaattgttaacccaattcagtgaaaactttcacctacgtctggagggtttgcacccaaagaaaggaaatccactatctcaagatttaggaattacagacactcatgaacaactcagttcatagttcacttcctaatctacccagtgtatttctacttagaatctcaacctaagtatgagagcccctctcactttctctcaatcactgccacagtgattggtgaacacaatgaacaagtagagtttgaacgcaatcaaacacacagaatctctctttgctttatagaatcagtgagcaaagacagattcacaactaacaaaggacaaagcacaattaacaaatcctaaaacactcgatctctctctatcagcttcgaccgtcttcaagttttaggtctccatccttttatagacttcagcagcggtagcatgggctttagggttggcacgggctgaagaaacagattgctgtaacagcaattcaaaacgcaatcttgatagattcggtttcttattgcacaagtaaagatagaaaccaatcttttaacaaagattgtttcaacaaataacaacccaacaaataaacccttctggaatagctacttgctcctcaagtaactcaaaaacatatcttcagtaaatcttcagagggcccacaacagaaacacaagctgaggactgatgccctagcttcacgaggtcagatgccacgacatctgcttcgacaatcagttgttttgacaaaatgcatggcaacatgttccaacatgACTTATACGACATGTAAGTCAAAGATATTGAGTGTGTGTCCGACTTACACATGTATGCAATAACCGACTTATGATTGTTACCACTGAGATAACTTCAAATCAATTCCCTAATGTCTTTCCCCCTTTTGAACTTGGGAAGTTTGAGGGGAAAAGACGTTAAGGAATTGATTTAAAGTTATCTTAGTAATCATAAGTCGCCATTTAATTAGAAACACATAAATATATGGAAAATTATATATGAATAACATTTGCTTAGATTTAACCCGCCATTTAAACCACTCACCCACAGGAATATATAcacattagattttttttataagcatataCACATTAGATACTTTATTTTTCCTTGCCCTGAAGCAATTAAATTATATCGTGATTATATACCTAACTTTGCCCTTATGCATGTGCCCTTTCTCTCAGGCTTTagcacatgatgacaccaaaatagattAGCTTGAATATCATCGTATCAGAAACACTACCATCAGAAGCTGGCAGCACATGATCAGAAGTACTACTATCAGAAGCTAACAGCACATGATCAGAAGTACTACTATCAGACGTAACGATTCAGAAATAACGTTTCAGAAGTAACGTTTCAGAAGTAACGTTTCAGAAGTACTGCCATCAGGGAAAAAAATACTGCTATCAGAACATGcctcttgaaacaaacatagccattgtcttgaacttgtcttcaaattaaacagaccaaggctaacactatcagaacacacatagcagAAGCAACTTGTAGAACCATAGGTCTTCACAAACTTTTGAAAACTCAAACATCTGAACACTATACACAAACTTCTGAAACATAGGCTTCTGAAACCACAGACTTCTACTTCTGAAACCACGAACACTATACACAAACTTCTGAAACATAGGCTTCTGAAACCACAGACTTCTACTTCTGAAACCACAGACTTCTGAACTAAAACCTTCTGAACTTCtgaactactccccctttttagcacaaattttcAAAGGgtgcatcaaaaaaaaaaagacaacagCAAAATAACAAAGCAAACTAGGCTTCAGAACCGGACTCTGCActttcttcagatccttcctcctcttcattacccgctttctgagcagctgtaccagcagcactttgctcaccaccttgacgttcttcttcttgtagcttgagtagcaacgcatcaaccttgagcttcctggcagtgctcaccctgattgtctcctgcagagccttggagacttccagtaattcagaaattatggccttagtgccagattcagtcacaggaggagcagatgttctgctggttgGTAAAGCAATGTCTAGCACATGTGGCTCcagaaacaaacgttgatccaaagtgattggcactccacgagacatagccacatcatcagctcTGAGAATCAGATgatgttgcttcagaatgatctcagtaagaagtgaaggaaatgaaacaggcagcttcacagcacaagtatcagcatgcttcaatgtctgctcaaacacaaaagtcccaaaatcaaatgcaatagacttgcctatcctatagatcaatttggcaagcgttgcagaaacaccagcggtatgctgagtaggaacccaattcacagcaccaatcctgttaaggatagcttcacactcagatttccagtaggcaccaacttcttgctgggccatTTCTTCACATAacctgcagtaagctccttggcaacatcatccatggacacttcttcatcaacaaattcaatagcacttcttccaagtgcttgattgaccacagcaggtgagaacatcacacattcagcccgCACATAGACTctcctgaattctgcactatcaggaagtcccacatcaacagagagattcaccaagaactctctcacaagcttctcatagcacctaccaacattctgaatagtcttcatcagacctgctttctcaataagtgcaataacatctctgcattcaagaacatcagggcCAACTTccttttccttggccattctcctcttgcagacaaacttccacttctgaacattctcttctgaGTGGAAatacactctatcaataggaacagcaggaacattctcaggaatacgcttaccaaaaaacttctttttctcagaagatcgaatgtcctggacaccgacttcaacatctgactcagagtcttcaacttcaactgaaatcttcctcttcttcttctcagtgggagtcttgtcttccttttgctttcccttactcttcacactggctTGTCGGGACTTGTAGGTTATAGGtgaagacttggatttctttgatggagtaggagtgacttcaggagaagaaacccttcttttcttcttcatcctcgcagcaacactatcagcaaaggtctcagtcagaggaacatcatcagaagcatcatcagagatgtcctgaacagaggctggagcctggaatggctcttcagaattgataccctcagagttaccattctttggatcagcatcctttgaagatgatgaaacagagatatcaggctgggtagcaccacctgaatcttcatgagaagtggaatcctttccaggtttttcttgagcagaactttccacagacccagatgtctcaacatcaggtaCAACATCAGGGGACGATTTCactggagaatcttcatcattgatttcctcttcgtcaggaacatcctcaaggataggaacatttggggttttgctgttcttgacctgtgatttgtagaccttacacgttgggtttcttgatcgcatcttcttgggggctttcttggacacagaagattattgagaagaatcactcttcaaacccatacacttgactcctttagcagttctttcaatcttggccttgacagattccttctttcttGAACtatgagacatgatgaatcgagagcaaTTACAAACAGAGCACAGTACAACGAAACAGAAttgcaaatgagagatgataagtctggaagaagatagatgcacaagctgttgagagaacacaatttgcccgttggaggtagttataggataagtgacccatgaagtaactttctctctgctgatgtcacaacggctgttaatgatgaccaagaataaactagccgttaacacactagggcatgctaattgctatgcatcagaaagacaaatccctagacttcctcttaatttttcaaaagtgattgcatcaaggggttttgtgaaaatatcagccaattgcttgtcagttgtaacatgatccaaattaacaattttatcctccaccaagtctctaataaaatgatgtctaatgtcaatatgtttggtcctgctatgctgtatgggattcttagaaatattaattgcactgagattgtcgcagtacaatgtcatgacatcctgttcaacatcatactccttcagcatttgcttcatccacatgagttgtgtacaactacttcctgctgcaatatattcagcttcagctgtagacaatgagacacaattctgcttcttgctaaaccatgaaatcaaattattccctaggaaaaaacatccaccagatgtgctctttcgatcatctgcactacctgcccaatctgcatcacagaatccaactaaagaggaatttgtatcatgagtatagagaataccatagtcacttgtgccattgatgtacttgataattctcttgacttgtagcagatgactggcTTTAGGAGCTGCCTGATATC from Lotus japonicus ecotype B-129 chromosome 2, LjGifu_v1.2 includes:
- the LOC130736026 gene encoding uncharacterized mitochondrial protein AtMg01250-like — protein: MGSLKFVTVSVLVNGSPSDEFVPERGIRDPLAPFLFLIVVEGLNGLVKKAASMKKLSGVKVGKNQEVEVSILQFVDDTIFSGEASLETVSTWKCILRCFELASGLKINFKKSSCGGIAVDGGC